The sequence ACATCcaccacgttttttttttatggtctttTTAGTTGTCAAAATGCTAAGTTGTTTTTTATGATCAAGTAGCCCAGTAGACGTTGTCTACTTAAACAATACATTGCTCTTAAACCCCTCTCCTATAACATAGCTATGCATACATGCATACATCCTTCATAATCATATAAACCAATgcaaaaattatttcaaaattccggttttctaatttttcacccaaaaaaaatcttcattttatatttttaaagtatagAAATTTTGTCTGAAATTTTACCTTGATccttgtttcttggtttttcaCTAAAATCATCATTTTCCAAACATAGTAACTTTATCCAAAATTCTGCTTTGATCCTAGTTTCTTGATTTTCcacaaaatcataatttttttaaaaaatttccaaatgcaaaaattctatccaaaattttgatttgatcCTGGTTTCTTGacttttcactaaaaaaaaaactttatttttaaatagttttcaaaatacaaaaatgatATCCATTATCCAACATTCTACCTTAATTTTGATTTCCtgatttttttagcaaaaaaataataaattaaaaaagaaaaagattcgAGTGTAGAAATTATGTCCAAATTTCTGCTTTGATCCTGGTTTCTTGATTTTCCactaaaaatcataattttcaaaTGTAGAAATTATATCTAAAATTGTGACTAAACCTTGGTTTTATGATTTTCCACTAAGAAAATCTTAAGCTTTTACaacccaatattttttaaaattgaactttggggtccgtttggatagaatttattgctaaaaactgaaaactgaaaactaaaaatactgtaacaaaatcatttttaaatgtgtgaatagtatcgtgagacctatttttaatattttttctaaataaagagCTTTGTAGGTCCTATGAACAGTACAGAACAGTAATTTTGTCTCCCACACAGTGCTGAACAATACCGACTACTATTCATAAACAGTATCCGTGACAGTGAAAAAGTTGtcgtgcaaaaaaaaaaaaaaaaaaaaggttgaaacGTGAAACTCAAAACGTGTATCCAAATGGATACTTGGTTTTGGTTCCCCTTTTTCAAAAAACGAACGCTTGCAAAATTCCTGCTCTAGTTTCCACATtgaaaaaactaatatttttgcAAACCAATACCCTAGTTTTATGTGGCGTTTAGTACGGagtaatattttaggattcttaGGAATGTTTAAAAATTCTTATGTTTGGTTACAAATCACGCTAGGGAATCAAATGTCAGGAGAATTTAGATTCCCCCTTGAAGCCCCTCttagtaggaatgtggattccctttaaaacatgTGGGTATCAAAATTCCCAaacttaaaggaaattgtatttttttataaattgacaattttaaccccttttccttattatttaagcaattaagataaaatataaaacaaatcattaatattttttccggccaaaacaacataaacaggatagACAACTCTGTTGATATATTCTTTAACAAAGTTCTATTAAGGTTTCACGTgttgaaaaaaaagtttgaagggGACCCTCCATTATTATCAGGTATTCACTTTTACTGTTGTGTGTGTGTTgctcaacaaattattaatgaatttattttcatagaaattttttaatgtatctATTCGTATTTCAGGTCCTGGTTTTGTTTAGTTGCTAGAAATATAGATCTGGATTGGtggcttcatttttttttttttcttcagattaatGGCTTTGTTTCTAGATTCATATGTTACAGTACATGTCAATGATTTGTATCTTATCTAGTGCTCTTGATGTTTGTTATACAATGATACAAAATGTGtggatttttagttttcaacaaccCATCATatttgtatgtgtgtttttggattttgaaacGTATTGGAAGGTCTTGGATTTTGAAATGTATTggatttttaagtttatattttgttttatatttatttagaggaagatttttttttaaaaacttggtagttcacattcaaatatAAGGAtataataggaaaaataaacaattcatttaagattcttagaaataaaccaaacattatcatctcataTTCCTAAGAATTCAAATTGCAAGAAATCACATTTTCAGAAATctaaatgtcaaaaataatgttaatttttccgtACGAAACACCACAttaaggttttcttttcaaaaccTTGTTAGTAAATGAGATCACAAGGATGTCTCCCTTTATGTGATCGACTAGTTCAAACTTCATCAAAAGATGGGCCACATCATTTACCATAGAATAATGAGATCCTGATAATGGCTAGGACCCCCTCCAAACATATCTGCAATGGGTGCCAGTAACATTTCAAGTCCATCTTAACATCATCCCCTATTAGTCACGGGTTgtacaaaaagatttttgaactaaaatcaaCTTTGTTCTTTCTCTGAAATCAAAACCATTAATATCAAGTTTTGTATATTATTCTTGATGCATGAATTATAATGGGGACATATGCCCCCTAAGATTGGGCAAGTATTTTGTTTATAGCATTGCACACATTTTTAAGGGATAATCTAAATTTAGGTGCTGTTTATAGGGTTAGGGTGCCTAATACCTTCAGAATTAAATCCggaatttgttttttggttccacatattattttatttaatttaggggagtaaaaccatttttttcaaaacttggGTGATCAACCACTCCTTTAAGAAATTTCAATGATTGGTAATTACACCATACACTCTACATCCACATCCCCTCCACACGAGCACCCACGAAATGCACCATGAAAAGGAGGGACCATCATCCCATCTCACGTGAATATGCATTGTCCACCAGCCGCCATTAACCTTAAACCATGGGTACGCTAACTAGCTGCGCTGGTTCGTCCAATCAATCCTAAACCGATGATAGATAGCGCTTGACTCTCGTTTTAGCCTGCTTTGCGTCACAATATTTGGTTGTTTGAGCTTAACCCTCCAAACCGATCGAGCTCGAGATACAAGACCCAAGTTTGTACTCTCACTCTCTTGTGTTCGGATCAAATCATGGCTTCTCTCAGGCCAAACTCACTCTCGCAAAAGCTGCCAAACCAAAGTCCTGACTCCCTTGCACATTTCTTATGTTAACGTGTAATaggttgtgggctttaggcccaccttGTTTACTTGTACTATACAtatacttgtactacacactcTGTCTCTTATATAAAGGCacttttgtatattttattacttgtgaaatacaatactattcattcagtatttctaacatggtattagagtcaGTGCTCTGATTTCTTTGGTGTGCAATCTGCAGTCCTGTCTTTTCAATGTTCTCCGATGCCTTTGTCTTCGACATCACTATCAGAATCGCCATCATCATCTTACACTGTAGACCACTGTCGTTCTAGTTGCCACCAAACAATTTTGCCCTGATCCTCTCGTCATCGATACCATCAGAATCATCTTCCTTTGATCTACATCCTCGGAGAAGAACCGATGCCATTGGGCTTCTCACGTGCTACCCAAAGTAATCTGCATCGAAGACACGCGCCACACACGCTACACGCGCCGTCAGCGATTCTGCTTCAATGCTCCACGTGCCTTACGCGCCAACTCGCCTTACTTGCCCATGCGCCACACATGCGTGAAACTGCTGACATCATTTGAGACGTCATCCTAATTACATCAGTCCCTACAACACACGTCATCGCCTGTCTTCACTTACATCATCATCCACGTCCTCTTGCTGACATCATCGCTCTGCTGGTTAACTTGATCGTTGACTTTTTTCAGAGTTTACTTTTTGCAATCCAAGTGTTCCTTACCTAggttttcgcgtagatttcatttttgcagtctatttttgcatattttgcttctaaatgaagaataaggatacttcttcttccttttgcaacaatcgtcgCTGACAATCCAACAAacgtttttttcattttttgcaaacgttttggccataatattaaAACTTGTTATCAACGCAACAAATCAGTTGTTTCCATTTTTGCTGCTATTGTTACTAACACCGAAAGtctccaaccaatggctcccatCTCTACAAAGTCCAAGTCTTCTGGATCCACTGTCACCATTTCCATAGTTGACCTTCAAAACATCATCGCTAAAACCATTCATATAGTTGGTAATGCATTTTATTCCTCTTTTCTCTCAGTTTCATCTGGTAtatctccttcctcttggcttatggattctacTTGTTGTAACCACATGACACCTTACTCATCATTATTTTCTCAACTTgaacctgcaccacaccctcttaatattcgcGCAGCTAATGATTCCACATTatttggtcataatataggttctatCTCGACATCCAAGCTCTCGGTTcctagggtctttaatgttcctaatctttcttacaatttattttctgtgggacaattaaaTGAGTTAGGTTATCGCATTACCTTTGATTATTCtaggtgtattgtgcaggatccgaggACAAGATAGGAGCTTGGAAAcggtcccagagttgggcgtatgtttccaaTGGACAGCCTTtatcttccacttgttgctcatGTTTCTATTGCTGCTGCTGCTACTGcaatttcttctattccttcccttgcactttggcatgcccAACTTGGTCACACATCTTCCTCTCATGTACAACACTTGGCTTTTAGAGATTCGTTAGGTTCAGTGTCCacagaaaattttaattgtgtttCATGACAATTAGGAAAATAACCAACTTTgtctttcaatactagtgaatcaatgtccactgatatctttgacctaaTTCATTCTGATGTCTGATGGTCTTCCTCtatctctagtattggtggatctcgatattttgttatctttgttgatgattattcccactatagctggatttttcatatgaaagATCGTTCTAAATTATTgcaaatatattcatattttacaaaaatggttgaaactcaattttccatacgtatcaaaatttttgatctaataatgctcttaaatacactcaatatgctttctaAGTTGTTTtccattcctatggcactgttcatcaactaacttgtccaggtacctctcagcaaaatggtagagctgaatgaaaattttgtcatattcttgacattaTTCGTGCTCTCCTTTTCTCTGCCAAAGTTTCTGGTCCTTTTTTGGGGGGCAAAACTGCTCTTCATGCTATTAATCACATTCCCAATcttgtcatccaaaatcaaactccatatgagtgcctttttgggtcaccttcAAACTATCACCACCTTTGCTCCTTTAGTTTTTCCtgtttcattcttcttcaacCACATGAGCATAAAAAATTTGAGCCTCGGTCTAGACTTTGttattttcttggctatggTGAAACTCAAAAAGGGTATCAGTGTTAAGATCCTgtctctcatcgtcttcgtatctcccgcaatgttgtcttttggaaATATTGCTCTTTTGTCAAGCTCTTTCACTTTCGTGTCTCCCTATCTACCTCATTTGTCTTAGACCTTTTTTCCATATGAGCCACATATTCCTTTTATAGTTACTCCTGATTCTCCCAtagacttctctgtccaaccaccagatatTTTGTATGCCTCTCTTGGATTACCCTCTAATGAACAGGTTGAAGATGAGCCACCCAACCTAGAGCTTGGGTCCCCTACTCCTGCTCCACCTGAAGATCTTGCATAAGACATTCCACTTCGTCACTCAACTCGagtaagatccattcctgcacatttacttgactatcattgttataCTACCCTCGCTATACTGCATGatcctcacacctatcgtgaggcctccactgaccatttatggcagattgcaataaaagaggaacttgatgcattatctaaaaaccatacttgggatttGGTGGCTCCCCCCTGaaaaatctgtggttggttgtaagtggatttacaagattaagactcaaTCTGATGGCTTCACTGAACGATATAAAACTTGTCTTGTTGTAAAAGGTTTTACataggagtatgggattgattataaAGAGACCTTTAATCTGGTTGCCCaaatctcatctgttcgtgccctcttagctatTGCTGCTGCTAGTAAATGGGACTATTTTCatatggatgtcaaaaatgtctttcttaatgggaatttaagtgaagaagttttaTTCAACCTCCCCTTGGTCTCTCTATTGAACCGAACAAGGTTTGTCACTTTCatcgtgcactttatggccttaaacaagctccacgagtTTGGTTTATCAAGTTCAGCTCTACTatctctcgcttgggttacattACCAATCATTATAATTCTACCTTATTTCTTTTGCGCACCCACAAATGCactatttttcttctcctatatGTAAATGATAttatcataactggtgatgatcTCACTGACATTCAaaaactcaaggattttctcagtcaccagtttgagatgaaagatcttggacatctcagctacttcttgggtcttgaaatcactcattccacaaatggtctttatattactcatgCCAAGTATGCTTCCAAACTTTTGTCtcgagctggactcactgatagaaAGACTGTTAACACTCCAGTTGaacttaatgcgcatctgactcccttgGGGGGGGGGAAACCATTTTCtgatccctctctttacagacaattggttggcagcctagtttatctcacagtCACTAGTctagacatttcctatgttattcaccaggtgagccagtatctgtTTGCTCCATGATCGACTCATTATGTTGAAGTTTAGTGCATTATTCAATACCTGAATGGCACTCTCTTCTATGGACTTTTCTACTCTGCTTAGtttcctcttgttctccgtgcattctctgatgctgattAAGCAGGAGATCCCACTAATCACAAGTCCACCACTAGTTATTGCATTTTTCTTGACTGTTCTCTAATTTCCTGgcaaagcaagaaacaaacccttatggcccgctccagtactgaagTAGAATATCCTACCCTTGCTGATATTAAatctgagctcctttggctacgatggcttcttaaggaCTTAGGCGTGTCCACACCCTCTGCTACTCCTATTTATTGTGTCAACCAGAGTGTCATTCATAttactcacaatgatgtcttccatgaatagactaaacacatcgagatcgattaccattttatccgttatcatcttgtccatggtacTCTCAAACTGTTCTCGGTCTACTCTAAAGATCAATTTGCATATATGTAGAGTTTTAAATCCatgtaaactagattgtttaacctaattagttaaccaagtgaatacttaggtttattattcaaatctaggtcaaaacaaaacaatcatatcatgcaaaagcagcggaaaatataaagaacataaagatctaatgacctaggaaaaccaaatcaGTAAAAAACCTACGGAGCATTTATCCAagctatcctcaagataaaaagcaaatccactagaaagaattgaagtttgtacaataaaacttagaccactaacatcttattgctacctcgagtagaaaacttaccaACACGACCTCATGATAACTCTGAGTCCACGGactatttcttttcttgatttgcAGTAACCACAAGTTTTcctacttgtgaatcttgatcttcttgaaagttcTTTGTGCAACAACTAAAACAACTATCAAGTTCTTAATGATAACtcaatgtgtgtgtatgaagataaacacctctaaatctcacaaaagattcaacacacaacctAATAAAGACTTTAGAGAGTTTTttggtacaaaaccctagatctacaaaagaggcacactattttctctctaaaaagcatTTCAAAAACGTACTTAGGGTtttctttatatactagaagaagtataTCTGAAACCTTAATCCTTAATGGGTTTGAACTGTTGTTTGAGCtaacttaaaattctgcagaaaattcctaATCTAcaattctcaatcgatcgagtctattctcgatcaatcgagccttgcaaaaattactttattccaaactttcattaaaccaaactttgagcaagcctaaacttagactaaatgttttgatcatggtttgccaacataatacatattgaagttctaatacattagtctctaaggtcttagaacctaacaaaataTCTTCACTAAGTGACATCCTAAGGAACGCCTTTGTGCTTTGGTTgtcaacctcaagttggtctcatactcaccttgagtttgaggggggctgttaccGTGTAATAGATTGTGGACTTTAAACCCACCTTATTTACTTGTACTACATATTCTGCCTCTTATATAAAagtacttttatatattttattacttgtgAAATATAATACTATTCattcagtatttttaacatCTTAGTTTAGGTGATGTTCTTGGTCGGATCAAGTGAATCCTACTctcttttgtattattttacAGACAAGGCTTCTAGTCCTAGAAATAGAATTGGCCCCGATACACTGGTTATCAAACCCTTTTCAGATTCgcatgcataaaaataaaaataaaaataaagcagtTTACTGTGGAGATCTCATACAAGGGTGGACATAGTCCCTAGCTCTATGATTATTCTCACATTAACTAATCCTCAACTGCCCTGTCTCTGTGTACAATATAATATGGTTTACCGAACTTTTTTTAGTGATTCAAAAGTCAAAAAAGCAGAGAGTTTCAGCCATGGCTGCGCTTGACTTGTAAAACATGAACATTCTGTAGTCACCATTTCTTAATCCTTACTTATACGAAAAAAACAAATCCCAGCATctatctaaatatatatatatatccctatCCAAGTATCGCCTCCTCATAATTCTTTCAGCCTTTAAACCCTCTTTGTTCAAATCAATACGCCGTCCCATTTACCAACTCATCATGTATTCATCAAACCCAAGTTCAACAGAGCAATACTCCCATGCGCCGCCACCATTTGCTCAGGCCACCGTGACTGGTGTTCCAATGAACTCGACAAGCCAATACCACGAGAATTCCCAGCCAGCTTCATTTCAAGCTCCAGTCCCTTGGTCCTCTGGCCTCTACGACTGCTGCCATGACGTCTCAAATTGTAAGATATAGCTTAACACTTTCGCATGACACCCTACAAGACATCAGTGAAACTACAAACACTAacactttttacattttttttttccataacaTGACACATTGTTATAAAAATTGTGTCACTGATAAACCTAGATGAAAGTGATATTATTCCCAACAAAACAACTCATATCAATAATCGTAAGAACAAAAGTTCTGAAAAATATTACTATAAGAGTCGCCCTCATTATTCATATACTTTTACTAAAGTTAAATGCTACAATGCTGCTCGGTATTTTTCACAGGTTGCCTGACATGCTGGTGCCCATGCATTACCTTTGGTCGAATTGCAGATATTGTTGATAAAGGATCAAAAAGTAAGTATACAGTGAATATATATCAAGTAAATGGTGATAGTTTTTGGTGGTGTTGATTTTTAAGATGTGTGGCATGGTGATTTGTGTTGCAGCTACTGGATTTAGTGAAGTAGTTTACGCACTAATAGCCAATTTGATTGGCTGTGGATGCTTGTACTCGTACCCATATCGCACAAAAATCAGGCAGCAGTACATGTTAGAGGAGAAGCCTTGTGGGGATTGCTTGGTTCATTTCTGCTGCGAGCCATGTGCCTTATGCCAAGAGTATCGTGAACTTGAAGCCCGCGGATTCGACATGACCATAGGTTGAAAAAAACAcgcttctcttctcttctcctttcttttcttttttgtttacaagtaattgaaaaaaaaaaaaaaaaatccttgcaAATCTTGGACCTATGATAAGTTGTAGGTAGAAATATATAacatcaaagaagaaaaattacaatatgTTATAAggtttaattatattttcaaaacgtAGTTTCTAAATGAGTTTCACATTCTTTTATATTGACCCAAATGACATATATAGTCGTTCATAAAAATACAAAGGTCGTATTGCTAGTAAGTAAATTGAAAATGGTTTTATTCCTATTGAGGATGAGTGAATTAATTTACCgcattattaatattttaaaaaaacactcacacacTTAGACTggttttgtaataaaaataagtgtGGATATACCTATAAATAATaagatcaaaaaatatatacctatgaataatataaaatgaaataaagtccaaaaaattataataataataataataataactggTTGTATAATATATCTTCTAGGGTTACTCTTGagggtgagtttttttttttttttttgggaaattgtTTAGGCTGGAAAGGAAATGTGGAGCAACGAACTGGTGGAGTGATGGCTACAACAGCTCCAGTGTTCCAAGGAAGCATGAATCGCTAGAATATTGATCAAACATCGATCTATGATCTTATTGTTGATTGGCCTATTAATAATTAAGAAGATTCATAAGATTTGTGTCTTCGAGTCATGATTGCAATAATAATACTACTGTTGTATCAGTTAAGAGCTCCATTTTTCGTTCGCTTGTATTGTCCATTTGTTTTGTGGCACGTGCCACCATATGTAATAAAGATAGATGAAGGTGTGTGCTTCATCTGTAATAAAAGATAGATGAAGGTGTGCTTCATTTGTTTGTTCGCATACTTCaagtttttcatttcatttcttcaTCTTACATCTCTTTCCATTACTTGTCCTCCCATCCACTTTCATCAAGTATgctactatttagtttatttttactattatttataggtttcattgtactatttggtactattcataaatCTCAtcgtactatttcaactaacttttacttttatctatagtattttcaacaaaaagcttTCAGTgattaacaaaataagcagatccaaacaaatactaaatatttaaaaaatcaagcctTAGCAATTGCACCTTGGGCCAATttattcacattaaaaaaatctttaaaaatatatatattgcttttttttaaaattaatccaaaaaaattttatttgaactaACTCCTACatataaaaacatttttcttctctctcctgaACCAAATTCATTATCTCTTTACTTCCTCTATTTCTTTTTGCCTGTTTGGCATTAATTGGCTTTTTTGTTAGAGGTTTGTCGCTTCAAATTGCAAGAGTGGCTCTTCGAGTCTTTTCAAAACAATGGGAGTTGTCAACTTTGGACTCTAACGTAACTCACTCAGATGAGTCGGATCACACCTTCGTAGGGCAAGAAGTTCAAAACTTGACTTAGAAGGAAGCACATTATATTCTAATATTAGTAAAGGCATCTTATATAGCATATTTAAACCAAGGTAGTGAATCTCGTATCGTACCAGCCGGTATGACCGGTAATTTTTGTACCGGCACCTACTCCAGTACAAAAATGCCTCTGTTTTGTGCCGGATTAAATACCAGTCTTACCGGTTTGATCCCGTCATACTAGAGCTAATACCGAATTCCAGCCGATAAATGCATACCGGACTGAAACAAAAAAGAGTTAACTATCAGATCTAAAACTAAAAGTCGCTCTCCCTCCTCTCAATAACTTACTAGATTAGCGCCGATCACGTTGCCTACGCAGTAAACATGCTTCTTTGTCACCCTCACCTTGTTGATCTAtctctcttcttcatcatcgTCTTTTTCTTATTCATTTGCTCTGCTCCTCtggtttattttcttctttatttttgttttacacGGGTCTTAATTTAAGTGCTGGTTGCTGTGTAAGTGTGTGACTGGCAGACTCACTGACCCCTCATGTGATGggtaattatttttgaattgaaGTAAATGGTTAAAAAGCTTTCTTGGAACTATAAGAAATTGTACAAATAGTCAAACATTACTCCAATAGCTGTCCGCCACTCTTGTTTCATGGAAAATTGTTTATCATTCAATATCAATTTTGTGCTCTGAAAGTTTTATTGGGCAGTCAAATAAAATATTGGGCTTGGATAGAGGTTTAAAATAGCTTGGACATGGGCTAGTagcataaacaaaataaataggaatttaagttttaattaaatatattaaattatgttttaagATTAATA comes from Castanea sativa cultivar Marrone di Chiusa Pesio chromosome 3, ASM4071231v1 and encodes:
- the LOC142626811 gene encoding protein PLANT CADMIUM RESISTANCE 3-like, yielding MYSSNPSSTEQYSHAPPPFAQATVTGVPMNSTSQYHENSQPASFQAPVPWSSGLYDCCHDVSNCCLTCWCPCITFGRIADIVDKGSKTTGFSEVVYALIANLIGCGCLYSYPYRTKIRQQYMLEEKPCGDCLVHFCCEPCALCQEYRELEARGFDMTIGWKGNVEQRTGGVMATTAPVFQGSMNR